The following coding sequences lie in one Myxococcus xanthus genomic window:
- a CDS encoding site-specific integrase, which produces MWVIERQRRVVALDVASEREALAELALWERNPDGYRTRRQAAADNAPVRIDEGTLAGLMAHLTERGLSREYRRDVRNYLAAWGEALGGRDLRKVQLRELRKFLKVWKTAKKSRIIALKTLTAWLREEDELNPSEDPTLELKVPPSVAEKGQREKGYPMALVERFYAAIESQAVRDVLCLRAKTGMHDSEIARIASGAGELREVDDPCGIKGTVKFRHKNGKVHIVSLDAQGFAAARRLQARKKSPSRSTVHECLGYAAARLKKQFPEGKIERIHPGELRHCFATWSSECGSVVKPTKGGVPLETVAAVMGHLNTRTTKLFYEGVQVPLMIVFPLRLEHPSDPVEVSGEERQAA; this is translated from the coding sequence GTGTGGGTCATTGAGCGACAGCGCCGGGTCGTCGCCTTGGACGTTGCTAGCGAGCGCGAGGCGCTGGCCGAGTTGGCACTCTGGGAGCGCAACCCGGACGGCTACCGAACGAGGCGGCAGGCGGCGGCAGATAATGCGCCGGTCCGAATCGACGAGGGCACGCTCGCGGGACTGATGGCGCACCTAACCGAACGGGGCCTCAGCAGGGAGTACCGGCGCGATGTTCGAAACTACCTCGCGGCTTGGGGCGAGGCACTCGGCGGCAGGGACCTGCGCAAGGTTCAGCTCCGGGAACTGCGCAAGTTCCTCAAGGTGTGGAAGACGGCGAAGAAGAGCCGAATCATCGCCCTCAAGACCCTGACCGCGTGGCTGCGGGAGGAGGACGAACTCAATCCGTCCGAGGACCCCACGCTGGAACTCAAGGTGCCGCCTTCAGTGGCAGAGAAGGGCCAGCGGGAGAAGGGGTATCCAATGGCGCTCGTCGAGCGCTTCTACGCCGCTATCGAGAGTCAGGCGGTTCGGGATGTTCTCTGCCTACGAGCGAAGACGGGCATGCACGATTCGGAGATTGCGCGGATTGCCTCGGGGGCCGGCGAACTGCGCGAGGTGGATGACCCGTGCGGCATCAAGGGAACAGTGAAGTTCCGCCACAAGAACGGCAAGGTTCACATCGTCAGCCTGGACGCCCAGGGGTTTGCGGCGGCGCGACGACTTCAAGCGCGCAAGAAATCCCCGAGTCGCAGCACCGTCCATGAGTGCCTCGGCTACGCGGCAGCACGCCTCAAGAAGCAGTTCCCCGAGGGGAAGATTGAACGCATCCACCCCGGAGAGCTGCGGCACTGCTTCGCGACGTGGTCTTCCGAGTGCGGCAGTGTCGTGAAGCCCACGAAAGGAGGTGTGCCGCTTGAGACGGTCGCGGCGGTCATGGGGCACCTGAACACGCGGACGACCAAACTTTTCTACGAGGGGGTACAAGTGCCACTGATGATTGTGTTCCCCCTGCGGCTGGAGCACCCCAGCGACCCTGTCGAGGTTAGCGGGGAGGAGCGGCAGGCGGCTTAA